The following proteins are co-located in the Vigna unguiculata cultivar IT97K-499-35 chromosome 9, ASM411807v1, whole genome shotgun sequence genome:
- the LOC114164850 gene encoding uncharacterized protein LOC114164850: MAILGASKFISSFVTVLAILLLLLTSALGTAAEPTIRYGRKLLQPGGYANDLPKPKSTPVPYYGYVGPGYPGRGGYYPPRP; this comes from the exons ATGGCGATCCTTGGTGCCTCCAAATTCATCTCATCATTTGTTACTGTTTTAGCAATACTTTTACTACTCCTCACCTCTGCTCTTGGAACTGCTGCCGAACCTACCATTAGATACG GACGTAAACTTCTTCAACCTGGTGGTTATGCAAATGACTTACCCAAACCAAAATCAACTCCAGTACCATATTATGGATATGTCGGTCCAGGATATCCTGGTAGGGGAGGATATTACCCCCCAAGACCATGA